Proteins co-encoded in one Cinclus cinclus chromosome Z, bCinCin1.1, whole genome shotgun sequence genomic window:
- the LOC134056192 gene encoding protein FAM240B-like → MNSQYMRHEVRGCETSDLRNFWEKTIEQQTQYLQNEKERQRRSALTKLRNEWMERLEKRIKMLTTQSEDPSS, encoded by the exons ATGAACAGCCAATATATGCGTCATGAAGTGCGGGGCTGTGAAACCAGTGACCTGAGGAACTTCTGGGAAAAGACCATTGAACAACAAACTCAGtatctgcaaaatgaaaaagaacGTCAGCGAAGAAGTGCTCTGACAAA GCTCAGAAATGAATGGATGGAGAGGCTGGAAAAACGGATAAAGATGTTGACGACCCAATCTGAAGACCCATCCAGCTGA